The sequence TTTGGCCGTGTTTGTTGTACATGCCGATGTTTGAACACATGTGGCGGGTACCATGCTGTTTTTtgactgaaaaatatttgtaagaaTCAAAATACAAAGCTCGGTAGAGGAGAGAAGGGGATTACGAAccaccattttgttttatttaaataactcagtaaaaatttgtgacaTAATTCTTGTTGGTAGAAGTTTGTTATCCATAGAATTCTACCAATCATGTTATAAGTAGTTTTTCGAATATACATAACGAACGGATCTTAAGTATCagtatcacaaaaatattaatatcttgtacataatattacacaaaagaatcaaaagtataaatacaaaaatctttgACTCTTGCGACTttgcatagtaaaaaaatactataaaagtattataacaaacaatattagctaaatattctaaaaatattgttaaaatattacgagAAAAGAGATTATGGGATTCAGACTTGCGATAATTGCAAGGATCCATGACTGAATGCAAGcagtataattttacacgTCAAATGAAAATTTGCGTGCACACATTACGGTCAcacatgaaatttaattacgttatttGAAAGTTATATTCAAGCCCTTCAAATTACACTAATGTAAACAAATTGATACCCgatatatttctcaaaatgaggtaaaaaataaacaccTCTAAACTTTCGGTTAGGCTATTCGGCTAATGAAGTGCAGcttttataaacaaaacaaatactAATGGTCAGTAGCGATATTATAACGTCTAAACAGTATGTAAAGAAGTCATTCGGACAGTTATCCCCAGAACTGAATACACAAGATATCGCGAATTCCATAATCTTACATCTAGTCTGTAACCGTCTTCTCTCCCCTAATGCAAAGCAAATGAAAATGTAAGAAGAGTTAATAAATGAGTTAAGTCAAAAATAATAGATGAGTATTTGTAACTTATGAAAATggtattaatgtaaatattatgcCGAGTGAGTCGCCATTCTAATTGctgcaacaaaaaatataaaaagctagaaaataaaaaacatagcataatataataaacagaCGGAAAAATGTCTTTGTTCATAAGCAAGCAACGACAAAATATCTGTGTTATAGCTAGGTAACGTGTTACATATCAGAAAGAgcacaaaaacaatatatattttgttcgtTTGGCAGCGAAAAAGTCGATTGCAGTGCGGTAAAAAATGGTATAAAATCTCAGTCaagaacattaaaaaactCTCGTCCAATATTAAGTAGAGATATATCTAAACGCAACAAAAGAgtaaatgatatttatgaaatgtaaaaacgATCGTACAATAGCTAGCAAAACAGAAGAACTTACATGCATTAATTAATGCGCGTAGTTAGTATAAGCAGATATTATCAAAACGAGAGTATCAAGACGTATGTGCAATTGACAATGAAAGACGGAATGGAGATTGTTTCCGTTAACCGCGTTTAGACACGGtgtcaaataaacaataataagatttatcGAGATACTGTATCTTTCTGTACATTTATTTCGTTGGTTTGTTCTTTAATATGAGTCATTTCAGTTATTCATCTTTTTTGGTAATTAACTTCGGAATCTAAAATCCTGACATTATTCCAATCGagaaaatatctaaaaacaaaaatgttttagcactttataacataaattatcttCTCAACATAGTAGGTAAAATtccactttttaaaataaagtttatgtcagtgaaaaaaatcagtatttttagaaaaccGGGAAAACCTGAcattttcatacaattttttttgcccttgaaaatttattggaaattcttttttgtttctcaaaaatttttttgagaaaacATTCTATTACTATGATTTACTGATTTAGAGTAAAAATATTGGtggtttttgtttttcttttatttttattttttttttttagtttttgttacTTACGGTTGAATCTTCGCTGTACTCGAAAAGCCTTCTTTGAAATTATAGATACGTTAGTCTCGAGTGTacctacaaatattttatatatatatgtatatatatatatatatatatgaattatagattttatatatttaaacactatatataaacatgttacataaattaaagattatatataaacaggATATTCATGTTATGTGAAAAAACTGAGAATACAgggtttttaagaaatttattttttaatttttgttattgaaaattaagGCAGACAGTGTAAACTGATAATTTTGATGTCAGATTCACACGTCTACAAAATCTACGTACAAAAATCTACCTACCTCGTAATATTGACTGTAAAAGTTTCTCTTTGTTTTGTAAatctgcaaatatatatatgtatatagacacacacacacacaacacacacacacacacacacacacacacatatatatacataactatagattatatatatatatatataatatacataaatatgttacataaataaaagattatatataaacaggATGTTTACAGTTAAAAAAACCGAGAAAAcggaatttttagaaaatttattttttgttattgaaaattatggaTTTTTGTAGGGCTTATTcataatagaagaaaatttttgaatttttaaattgaaattctttttctgtcaaaaaatgtttctttaatcactttttttaaataatacaaaattaattaacaataaatacgGCATgctcatatatatttttgtgtaatttgcaaatttaatgacaaaaaagaCAATACATTCTAAATTGGTATTGTTTAAGTTAGATCCATGTATCGGTGATAGactgttatatttaatttatttagttcatcatatttaatattcaaaacttAAATGACTTTTCTTTGCAATTGTTGACAATTAAGGGAAGGaacattaaaagtatttaaataaaaagggtGTGTCAAGTTAGCATCCTAAAATCAAAATTCCGTGGTTTTGATAAGAATTCCCATTTCGTATTGAGGACATTAGAAgtgctttataatttatataaagatttccGCTGATTAACaatcgaaaattaaaattaaaaaaatggtgtgctaactttttttcgaaattcgaaTAGTTTTGAACAGTGTAATAGCttctttttgcaaatatcTAGAGATctgatacataaaaaaattttttatttataaaaaaaatttttattttagaaattttgattttgagaTATGATAGGTCTGAGACATTCCTAttgttattttacttatttcatAGAGTTCTCGACGAATAAAAATGatgtagataaaaaaattattgaattatagaCTATATATAAACGAAATTTCAAAATCAGTTAAAAATGTATCTGCTTATTATGTTATTCAATCACTTGAGCCATAAGATTTTTCGTTAGAACTCACCGAGAATTACTCAAAACTTTATTCAGaactctacaaaaaatttcgCTCACTGAACTTAGCGTTTTCGACCGGCCTGGGTTAATCGCTCCGGGAGCGATTAATGACGTCATAAAGTCAATCAGCCATTCTTCTATAGAAGAAGGgaataactgtgattggccagttTTAGAGGAAAAGAACCTGAGACGGATTAACCATAGAATAAAGAGTAGAGGAAGGAGCATTTACTCGAAAAAGTGAAGCCAAAATCGAACTAACTATGacataataagtaatatagtATAcgtgtacgtacgtacgtattaTGAACTTTTACACGCTATTCTTATATCCGTGAGACGACGTTCAAGTCCACCATTATGATATGAAGTCCACCACTAAGTGTGATGTAATCGGTATCACCTCCCACTCTCAAAAATCCTGCAAATGCTCCTTCCTCTACTCTTTATTCAGTGGGGTTAACCCAGCACCAGTCGAAAACgccattagaaaattttccgtAATAAGttgagcaaaattttttttagagttccgattAGTTCTGACTGCATTTCTGGGTAATTCTCAACGAGTTTTAGCATAAAGTCTTAAAAGTCAAAAAcgattcgaccaacagtttGCAAAAGATATCATGTTCGAATGGTGATCGAAAATTATCTAAGTTTAGCGatcgaaaaatttattgcagttccgaatagttctgaCTGCATTTCCGAGTAGTCCTCGATgagttttagcgaaaagttgAACAAGTCAAAACGATCGAATCAATGGTTTGCAAAGTACTGTCACGTATTAGAACGGTGatcgaaaattttctaagttttCAGTTCAAGTTGAGTAAACATTCTGATTacataaattacacaaattagATTTTTCACATGTTTAGACACTGCCACGCTTACCCGTGATTTGTGTATGCATATCCTTCACGATAGAAACTTTCTTAACTATAGAATAAATCAGGTTGTGTATCTCTCCGCCCTATGTCAATGgtgttacaattatattaattagggaaagaatgcaaaataaatggCTTGACTGACAACTTGATAGTGTTCATACGTACATTGTCGAGCAACTTCCGTAACTCTGGAGGATGTTGAGTCTGCTGGAATTTTTCGTCAGAGGTGTTGCTTTGGTTCTGGagaaattaatacattatgttaatatagtaattttaagGCTGTCCGCTTAATTTATTTGCGCGAATGTATATCGTTAATCGCAAGCGACTAAATGGCTTGACTGAAAACTTGATAGTACTTCATACGTACATCGTCGGGCACTTCCTGTAGTTCTGGAGGATTTTGAGCCTGCTGGAATCCTTCGTCAGAGATGCTTTGGCTCTGGAGAAGCTGTACATtagtacattatattaatgtggTAATTTTAAGGCTATCCGCTTAGTTTATTTGCGCAAATGTATATCGTTAATCGCAAGCGAGAGAATAGCGACAAGTTGATTCTAaagcaaaactttttttttatcaaaatttttatttgcacataTCATTCATGCACGAATGCATTAGGGTGCGTCCCCGATGGGGAATTAACGGAACGAAATAAAGTATTCATCAATCAGAGTAATTTCGTTTATAATGGAAATATTCTTGGTTAATACTCTATTAATTCTTTTCCATCGGGACACACCGTTATTCGAGATGGCATACTCGACAACTAGCGATcaacgtttttttcttttcgtcacatttttaataattattagaaaaaataaaaaatactaacgACAAGCAAATCGGGCATACGATCGCAAACCATGATGGATATTTCTTCAGAATcggcaattaataattttgtgaatTGATACAGTGCACTTTATTCTCAGTGTACTATGAATATTGTCTGAAATTCGTTTTGCCGCTTTCAGATAGCAGTTAAAATACTTCCACGGTATCGGTATGGTGAGCGTACGTCTTTTTCTTCGTATTAGTATTCTTCTGCAATATGGCACCGTCGGCCCGTCGTCCCTCCTACAAGAGTTTGTAACGACACAGTCAAGAGTCACGACACAGTCACAATATGTTAAAGATCAAAGTAAGCGTAATATAGCgaagaaaatagataaaatataaagatggCCGATTGCATCAACcacaaattcaaaaattacagtttaatACGAGACACGTCCGCGCACATTCGAAGACTGTGCAAGACTGCAGACGATCAGAGAGAGGATCTCATTGAGTCAATGGTCTGATTCAAGGAGTGGGAAGACCTTCCTTCTCCTCCCGTGGTTCATCTACAGATCGACGAGAtattaatagtataattattcatccgatattaatagtataattatttattcgatattaatagtataattattc is a genomic window of Monomorium pharaonis isolate MP-MQ-018 chromosome 7, ASM1337386v2, whole genome shotgun sequence containing:
- the LOC105829054 gene encoding uncharacterized protein LOC105829054 isoform X2, whose translation is MVCDRMPDLLVLLQSQSISDEGFQQAQNPPELQEVPDDNQSNTSDEKFQQTQHPPELRKLLDNGGEIHNLIYSIVKKVSIVKDMHTQITDLQNKEKLLQSILRGTLETNVSIISKKAFRVQRRFNLKKQHGTRHMCSNIGMYNKHGQIA
- the LOC105829054 gene encoding uncharacterized protein LOC105829054 isoform X1 translates to MVCDRMPDLLVLLQSQSISDEGFQQAQNPPELQEVPDDNQSNTSDEKFQQTQHPPELRKLLDNGGEIHNLIYSIVKKVSIVKDMHTQITDLQNKEKLLQSILRGTLETNVSIISKKAFRVQRRFNRMRARGALLDFNAAQDAPVYTRIKTFQYINMSQWFSEVMEDCNNLLIQHYPRLVIPVNIL
- the LOC105829054 gene encoding uncharacterized protein LOC105829054 isoform X3, with protein sequence MVCDRMPDLLVLLQSQSISDEGFQQAQNPPELQEVPDDNQSNTSDEKFQQTQHPPELRKLLDNGGEIHNLIYSIVKKVSIVKDMHTQITDLQNKEKLLQSILRGTLETNVSIISKKAFRVQRRFNHIFSIGIMSGF